The nucleotide sequence CTTCAACAGTAAACTCACGGGCAAATGGCTGTGGAATCGAACCTGATGCATCTTCAAATTCGATTTCAGTGGCTTCAAGTCCTGTCCCTTTAGTGATCAGATCGACACTGATATGGCGACCTGTATTCAAGTCGATAAGTTTGCCGTCTTCAAACTGTGTGGTAGGTGTGACTAAAATGCGAGTGCGGCTATCAATCTCAAAAAGCGTTTTCTCAGTATTTACCCAAGTCACAGTGCCTTCAATTTCGGCATCATTAAAATCCATATCATTTTCGATATCGACTTCTTGTGCAAACAAGGTAAGATCTTGACTGTCATAGCGACCTTCAACTTCAACCCATTGACCGTTAGCTAATTGTTGACCCTCAAGGTCTAGTTCGGCATTGCTGTAATTAACAACAAGGGTGCCAATATTGAACTGTTGCGCGACTTCATTTAATTGTGAAATTCGGCCTTCAATTTCAGATTCTTGTGTAGCTACGCCAGCAGGTGAGGTTATAGATGATGCTAACCAACTACCATCATTTTGTAGCTTAGCAGAGATCATCACCCAGCTACCGACAGTAATGTCATTGCTACGTTGAGCCTGAGGATAGGTGAATGCTAACCCATTAACAGTGATAGTATCTTGGTCAATTGCAGAGACTGTACCTGTAATGGCTGGATCTAATGCTATGGCCTTGGCGCTATTGTTTGCGGTGAGTATTTCGACCTGCATACCTTTAGTTATCGCATCGGTCGTCAGCGTATCTTGCTGATAAGTAACCATTGCGCTAGCAGTTGCCAGTGTGCGTCCATTGACTGTGATAGTTTGGTTTGTCGGTGAAATGCTGTCAACTGTGCCAAAAATTTTGGCAGGAGTCGGCGTTGGAGTTGGGGGTGTTGTGCCGCCATCTGAACTGCCACTACCACAACCAACAACAAACGTTGCGAGTATGCTCGCCAATACTACATTTTTAACACGAAAATTTTTCATTAGTTGTTTTACCTAATATTCAATGAGATAGATTACTTATTTGTATTATAATGTCGCCAGTGTGAAGGTATCGTGAAGAAAAAATAAAGGCGTGAAATTTATGAAAGTGCTAATTGTCGAAGATAATCATAATGTATCTGAAACTATTGCTGATTATTTAGAACTTGAGGGCATGATAATCGATTGTGCATATCATGGAGAGAGTGCAATCAAGCTTATTAGTGACAACTATTATGATGTGATTATTATGGACATCATGATGCCTAAGTTGGACGGTATTTCTACTGTTAAGAAACTACGACAAGAGTTATTTTGCCCGACGCCTATCCTATTTTTGACCGCGAAAGATCATCTTGAAGATAAAGTTGCGGCATTTAAAGCTGGAGGGGATGATTACCTGCTTAAACCCTTTGCGCTAGAAGAGCTGAGTTTGCGTCTACATGCTCTGGATAACCGAGGACCCAGACGTGACATTGGTCAACTTGCTTTTGCCAATATCATCATCGATACCAGTACCGATAAAGTGAGTCGGCAAGGGGTCGACATAAAACTGAGTCGTACACAACTTAAAATTTTGAAGTTATTACTTAAGCATGCGCCAGCCATCGTTAGCAGAAAAGAGATTATTCAAGTGCTTTGGGGGGATGATTCACCTGAAAGCGACTCGCTACGGAGTCACGTGTATGGCTTAAGGACAGCCTTGGATAAAGGGTTTACTGAATCATGTTTGGAAACCTTACACGGACAAGGTTACCGAATAAAAGCTTAACCGTTCGCGTACTTGCACTATGAATTATAAAAAATGAGAGAAGAATGGATAAGATCCCGATAGCTGACCATAGTC is from Shewanella sp. MTB7 and encodes:
- a CDS encoding response regulator transcription factor — protein: MKVLIVEDNHNVSETIADYLELEGMIIDCAYHGESAIKLISDNYYDVIIMDIMMPKLDGISTVKKLRQELFCPTPILFLTAKDHLEDKVAAFKAGGDDYLLKPFALEELSLRLHALDNRGPRRDIGQLAFANIIIDTSTDKVSRQGVDIKLSRTQLKILKLLLKHAPAIVSRKEIIQVLWGDDSPESDSLRSHVYGLRTALDKGFTESCLETLHGQGYRIKA
- a CDS encoding DUF5666 domain-containing protein, translated to MKNFRVKNVVLASILATFVVGCGSGSSDGGTTPPTPTPTPAKIFGTVDSISPTNQTITVNGRTLATASAMVTYQQDTLTTDAITKGMQVEILTANNSAKAIALDPAITGTVSAIDQDTITVNGLAFTYPQAQRSNDITVGSWVMISAKLQNDGSWLASSITSPAGVATQESEIEGRISQLNEVAQQFNIGTLVVNYSNAELDLEGQQLANGQWVEVEGRYDSQDLTLFAQEVDIENDMDFNDAEIEGTVTWVNTEKTLFEIDSRTRILVTPTTQFEDGKLIDLNTGRHISVDLITKGTGLEATEIEFEDASGSIPQPFAREFTVEGLAQVTNGAFSINGIEFTLDAGTYYDDGLTVGTLNNTWVEVEGIEVEAATLTPAHWLVKEIEPELRETNISLEGLVSNNSLWNYPSSDNSLARFNDKWVEVECQLNGDDLLKCRLDD